The Chroicocephalus ridibundus chromosome 4, bChrRid1.1, whole genome shotgun sequence genome contains the following window.
CCCCATCTTAATGTATATGTTGTCTTCATTTCTTTCGTATTACTCTGATATCCTTTACTAGTATTAACCCAGAAGTGTGGTGGTTGTCGAAGCTGTGGCTGGCTCTGCCAGTTCATTCCCCAAAGAGCTCCTATTTCCATTCCACTGGAGCTTATATTCCTTTAAATGTCTAGCGCAGCATCATTTCCCCCTTTCTAATACATCACTCTGCTGGAATTAGAAGAATCCAAGGTTATATCCAACTTCAAAGGTTTCCAAGTCATCATGATTTTAGTAAAAGTAGAAGACAGATCATGGAACAAGTCCCTGGCTTTTGAAGATAGGCATCATAGGGACCTTCCTCCCTCTGTCTGTTtctcgctctccctctctctccccccaacTTTGTACCTCTCCAGCTCTGAATGTCCCGCGCTAGCGCGGTTTAATGATATGCAAATGAAATATGCATAAAACCATTCTACTGTATGATGATTAAACACTGGAGACATTAACAGCCGACGCTTCGCTGTTTGACTATAATAATCTTTCCCGAGCATCCACTTTGATTGCAGAGTTATGGAAACCCATAGCAGTTGGCAGAGAGAGAGTAAGAGAGAGAGcgagaaggaaggagagatgcAGGGACGCATCACCCATCTCTGCATTTATCCCACTCCAGGAGACGTTTCCCCCCCTTTGTACTGCGTTCCTACTGCTGTCTTTTGTAATCCATCCATGCGGTCGCACCAGGGCGATTAacgggaaaaaaaccctcttttctcTTAATGTTTCAAAGCTCATTAGCCAAACGATTATTCCTCATTAACAGCGAAAGCtcattcattaaaagaaaaaatatgcccAAAAGATGCCAGCGCTGTTAATCCCAAGCCCTGTAGCTGGGCTGTAAATCCCATGCTAGTATTTTCCATGCAGAAGGGAAGCGCGCcaatccacaaaaaaaaaccaagcaaaaagaaaacattttgtgtgttttgtaaaATCCGCAAGAGAGGCAATTAATATTCCCGTTGTATGACTTTATTTTTGTCTCTCCCTTTTGTTTCCAGTGCCCTTCCCTGGCTCAGCGCCTGGTGCCAACAGAACACCTTGCAGGATCCTCAGCAGCGCAGACAACGTAAGTAGCCAGCTGTCCCTTGACGCCCTCTTCCAAAAGCCCCAAGCCCTCCGGACCCTGCGGAGCGCCTGTGCGGCTCTTTCCCTCGCTCACCCCTCCGGAGTGCCACCTGGGTTTCACAAGTAGCACCTTCCAAATCTCTCTGTCTTCCAAGTTTGTGCATGTCTGTGtggcatccctcctcctccttcactccCATAGTGGATCTTGTAAAGGGCTTCAGATCGGCCCCATTCATCTCCCTGGTGATAGCAGTGAATGTAGATAAATCTCTGACTGCCTGCTTGCTGCTGgagtatgatttttattttgtcttcagtGTATACCTAGGTCAAAAAGTGGGATGTATACTGACGTtgggtgagtgtgtgtgtgtgtgtgcctgtgtcttTCTCACTCTGTGTCTTTCTCTCTCACCCAAGCACACAAACATACATCtccctgcatgtgtgtgtgtgtatattacaCGCGTGCACACAAATATATATCCACACACGGacgtatgtgtgtatacacagaGGTATACACACATCTCCGTCATACACACCCCCACACTCACACATCTAATCTGCAATTATCTGAGGCAttgtgtgcatatgtgtatgtgtgtccaTACGCACACTGTTCTGTGTGCGTATGTGCATACACAGGCATCTCTCGCTACACCGATAAAcattccctctcctcccagcagaggctgtATGCAGCTGTGATCCTGCCCTATAAGAGCCGTATTCCGTCCTTCCTTCGGCGTGCTATTCGGAGACCTTCAAGCTCCCTTCTCGGAGTCTCTCCCGAGCTGCAGAATTGGCATCTTTCCCTGAGGTTGTCCGAATGGCAAGTGGCATCGTCTGTAGCTTGCATTCTTGCAGCTTCTTATGGCATTTCTCTCTCGATGTCGGCTATtcccttttgtttgttgttgACTGGGCTGggtgtggttggggtttttttggagttaATTGTAAACGAACCTGAATGGCAAACACGCCAACAGCTtgcgaaaagaaaaaaaaaagaaaaaaaaaaaaaagaaagccccacACAAACGCCTTCTGCTGCGACAGATGCCCATGTTGCCCCTGGCATGGAGAACGGGCACAAGGGGtttgttgttgaggttttttctgttgctgtttttatTGTTCgcatttcccttttccctttatttttaaagactccAAGATGCCGGCCTCGGCTTGGAACGGAGCGGTGTCATGGCGGAGACGACGGCCTTTGTCTCACAGGGTGTGAAAGCATCCGTTGTGCTGGCTCCACTGCGGCAGAATGACgtttaaaggggggaaaaagtgctGAAAGTCCGAGTTGCGCAGCGCTGGTGGGGgagcccctggccccacagcggCGTGCGTCCGAGGAAGGGCTCGCAGCGAAGGAGCCTAGTCTGTAATCCTGGCACTCGCGCCTCCGGTTGCTGCCTGCCGTTTGCTCCTGGGGGTCTGGATAATCTCCCTTGGCTTTACCGCACTGTCTGGCCCGCGCACAGGGCCCCCGTAACATATACCCGCTGCCGCGATCGCAGGGAGCTGTGGCGTTGCCACTGAATGGATGGCACTGTGCCAACTCCGCTGCCATCCGCCCTTGCagctcttttcctccctcctccctcccgctctcccctcctcctcctcctcccgtcgACTTGACGTTAATTAACACACGGgttaattgattttaaaagctgaagaattACAGTTAACTTTTCCCACAGGGTACGGACGCCAGCCGCTTGGCACGGTTCTGCCGCTCGCGCTGGTGCAGGGGGGCAGGGAAGAGCCCGCAGCAAAACCAGCGACTGCGGAGGGATGGACGGACGGTCGTCCGCCTGTTGGAGTGTGGCTGGGGGCGGCTGACGCGCTCCTGCCTCGTCCTCCCGACATGTCACCGCTATATTTTGCTATAAACAATCAAAGCAATCCCTCCCCTCGCCTCTCCCACCCACCCTCCTTTCAGAAAGGCGAGCTCTGTCGAAGTTTAAGCAGGGAAGCCGTCCCCCCCAAAGGCTTATCACAGCACACAAATGACCAGCCTCTGCGAGGTCTTGCACCGCAGGGCTCCCCACCCCGAGCACCCTGCAACTGCTGAGGTGGGGCATCGGAGGACCGCTGCCTGTTATGGGTTCATCCTGTCTTCCAGCGCTCTTTTTCGTTGCCTTAATTGGCTCAGATACGTTGCTTGGGGTGAAATATCTCAACCAGGGGAAAGTTAGTTCGTTGTAATTACGAGAGAAATAAACCATGTGAGGGCTTTGTTTTTGTGCTTTTGCTCTCCCTCGCCCCAATCTCTGCCGCGAGTGAGGGTGAGTGACGGTGCGGCTGGGAGGAGACGCAGCAATGCTGGGAACTTGCTGCTTTCACCTTCCcgtgctttcattttatttcattttgtttttttaaaagcatgaagcAAGTGAAGCGACGAGAGGAATCCATTATGCAAATCAGGTCACATTTGCATAATGTCTCATGACTGGAATATGCAAATGAGTTGTATAATTTATGAGTGCCAGTGTCTGTCTAAAAGTGTTTCCCAGAATTTATAAAAAGTGAGACgcagggagggcagctgggctggctgcccTGCCAGGAGGGCTCTGCGCTTTCTTTTCAAAGTCTTCCTTGAGATCAGCAGCTCAAACGCTCATTAATGAGAAACAAGCCCCCCTTTCCACCCTGTCCCCCTcggtttattttccatttctccctCTGCCAAGCCCCCGCCTGCTCCCTTCGAACTTCTCCAGGAGGCGTTCGGCTGGTGCAGGGGAGCCGGGACCGCGATGGCCGCGCAGTCCCGTGTCGGCTGGCTCAGCCTGGGTCTCACTCTGGATGTCTCTCGGGCTCGTACCAGCAGGAGAGACCCTGCCTTTCAGGCAAGCGAGCTCCATGGGCACAGTGTGCATCAGGGAGCTGCGTTGAGAGGCTTGCCTCCGACAGGCATGGTGGGATTATTTGCAATGCGCCACGTCTAAGTTGTGCTTTGAGTCAGAGACCCGTGCCTGACCTTCGGAAGAGCTGCAAGGTCGGTGCAGGGGTGGCAGTGCCAGTGGAGAGAGACCTCGAGTTTCCTGCCCAGAGCCGGCAGTGTTCAGCTTCAGCACTGAAGAGGTCTCCGGAATATCTGGAAATGCAGGACAGGTATCAagactctctttctttttcttttttttttcttcttctctgcgTGTTTGGAGATCTTGGGAGCATCAGGAGAATGCAGGTAGGCTATTTCACGTGGGGACACCACTGCTCTGAGCTGTCTGCACAGGGAGAGGGTAAATAATAACAGACACGGGCACGTGGAACGCTGTGGTGTGGCAGTGACTGCGGCGTGGCTCTGGCGCGTGGATCGCAGCCTGCCCACTCCGGCCAGCGTCCAGCGAGGAGCGGCAGGGTGGGTGAGCCCAGGGGTCGGGGGCAGCCCAGCATCAGCCTTCCTCAGCTCTGGGAGGTTTCCGAAAGGGCTTTTGGACAAGAAAGTGTGATTTGCTTTTCTCGAGAATCTGCATTTCAATTGTAAAAACTGTGTTTATCTCTCTGGTTTCAAAACAAGTTTTTTTGTTAGTTACCATCTAAACTGATGAATCTCTCACTTGCAATTGGTTTCAAAATGTAAGtctttgtgtggtttatttcatAGATGCAGGTCTTGAGTCTGACAGCGTATGTCATACTGAACATCTCCAGCACAAAGAGTGAATTCATAAACTGTGCTTTTACCTGTGACTGTAGGATTCCTGGAGTGGGACTATAAAAGAACCCTCTGCATTAGGTGTAAGGAAGGCAAAGCTGGCATGTCTTCTGTCTTGATAAGCTACTTCACCCTCAAGGCAGCAGCACATCCAGACTCCAAAGCATCTTTTGCTTATGTCTGTTCCACGTCGGTGCCTTCCTCCTGCACCGAAGAGTGACTGTCCCCTGTGCTGGTCCTCACCGGTGCAGTTAGCAGAGAAGTAGCTGAGTCTGACCTTGAGCCTGCTCAGGGAAAATGACTGGATCAGGGCCACTGCAAATAACTGTTGTGTCTGCTGAGGGCAGCGGGAGACAGGGTGTTTTgtggggagct
Protein-coding sequences here:
- the LOC134515692 gene encoding uncharacterized protein LOC134515692 isoform X2, with product MRNKPPFPPCPPRFIFHFSLCQAPACSLRTSPGGVRLVQGSRDRDGRAVPCRLAQPGSHSGCLSGSYQQERPCLSGKRAPWAQCASGSCVERLASDRHGGIICNAPRLSCALSQRPVPDLRKSCKVGAGVAVPVERDLEFPAQSRQCSASALKRSPEYLEMQDSVLLCLASVVLHLRRWKDSLQVPPETSPGLSLQFLLSVPMELDAQEQRIYQLQTKQRERQAELEQKCSRIPQLSQDVEASHQLQEEAQSRPCTQHHSSLAG
- the LOC134515692 gene encoding uncharacterized protein LOC134515692 isoform X3, which codes for MRNKPPFPPCPPRFIFHFSLCQAPACSLRTSPGGVRLVQGSRDRDGRAVPCRLAQPGSHSGCLSGSYQQERPCLSGKRAPWAQCASGSCVERLASDRHGGIICNAPRLSCALSQRPVPDLRKSCKVGAGVAVPVERDLEFPAQSRQCSASALKRSPEYLEMQDSVLLCLASVVLHLRRWKDSLQVPPETSPGLSLQFLLSVPMELDAQEQRIYQLQTKQRERQAELEQKCSRIPQLSQDVEASHQLQEEAQSS